The following proteins are co-located in the Microbacterium sp. SORGH_AS_0888 genome:
- a CDS encoding DUF4233 domain-containing protein — MSQRRVRGAQESLGQVVLVFESIIVFLAGLAVFGLKALPAGVEPWWGVVGGSVVAVLMLAASGALRWRGGIVLGWVLQVVLLAGSVLVPAILIVALIFGGMWAYATIKGASLDRRNARLAAEPADSNGD, encoded by the coding sequence ATGAGCCAGCGGCGCGTCCGCGGCGCGCAGGAGTCGCTCGGACAGGTCGTGCTCGTCTTCGAGTCGATCATCGTCTTCCTGGCGGGTCTGGCGGTGTTCGGCCTGAAGGCTCTGCCGGCCGGTGTCGAGCCGTGGTGGGGCGTCGTGGGCGGATCCGTCGTGGCGGTCCTCATGCTCGCCGCCAGCGGCGCGTTGCGCTGGCGCGGGGGAATCGTCCTCGGGTGGGTGCTGCAGGTCGTCCTGCTCGCCGGTTCCGTGCTGGTGCCCGCCATCCTCATCGTCGCGCTCATTTTTGGTGGGATGTGGGCGTATGCGACGATCAAGGGGGCGTCGTTGGATCGACGCAACGCTCGCCTCGCGGCCGAGCCCGCCGACTCGAACGGAGACTGA
- a CDS encoding folylpolyglutamate synthase/dihydrofolate synthase family protein: MSETGDRRRADAVYSALLRRQGEQWVQPRVERTRRVLELLDDPQRTYRVVHVTGTNGKTSTSRMIESLLRAAGLRTGLFTSPHLVRFTERIMIDGDPIQDAAVADAWDEIAPFVDLVDAELAAAGDAALTFFELLTVLAFVAFSDAPVDVAVVEVGMGGAWDSTNTADGDVAVIAPVGLDHADRLGETIGEIATVKAGIIKPGAAVVSAAQEPAAADAIARAARAAEASVAVEGGAFGLAQQRLAVGGQLLDIRGLGGTYEEVYLPLYGAHQGRNAALALAAVESLIGRPGQTLAADVVGEGFAQVTSPGRLQLIGTNPTVLVDAAHNPHGVHALVAALRESFDFDEWGIVLGVLEDKDAAGIVAELAAVATRVFATAPESERARDADAVADLAEARELTVTVHPDLADAADAAREWAAASDRRAVAIAGSVVLAGQAIALAEDEDWKSGWDG, translated from the coding sequence ATGAGCGAGACGGGTGATCGACGCCGCGCGGATGCGGTGTACAGCGCGCTCCTGCGACGCCAGGGCGAGCAGTGGGTCCAGCCCCGGGTGGAGCGGACGCGGCGCGTGCTCGAGCTGCTCGACGATCCGCAGCGCACGTATCGCGTCGTGCACGTGACGGGCACGAACGGCAAGACCTCCACGAGCCGCATGATCGAGAGCCTGCTGCGCGCCGCCGGGCTGCGCACGGGACTGTTCACGAGCCCGCACCTCGTCCGGTTCACCGAGCGCATCATGATCGACGGCGATCCGATCCAGGATGCGGCGGTCGCCGACGCCTGGGACGAGATCGCGCCGTTCGTCGATCTCGTCGACGCCGAGCTCGCCGCCGCGGGCGACGCGGCGCTCACGTTCTTCGAGCTGCTCACGGTGCTCGCCTTCGTCGCGTTCTCCGACGCCCCGGTGGATGTCGCGGTGGTCGAGGTGGGCATGGGCGGTGCGTGGGACTCGACGAACACGGCCGACGGGGATGTGGCCGTCATCGCACCCGTGGGGCTCGACCACGCCGATCGGCTGGGCGAGACGATCGGGGAGATCGCAACCGTCAAGGCGGGCATCATCAAGCCCGGCGCCGCCGTGGTCTCGGCCGCGCAGGAGCCGGCGGCGGCCGACGCGATCGCGCGGGCGGCACGAGCCGCGGAGGCGTCCGTCGCCGTCGAGGGGGGCGCGTTCGGTCTCGCGCAGCAGCGACTCGCCGTCGGCGGGCAGCTCCTCGACATCCGCGGGCTCGGCGGCACCTACGAGGAGGTGTACCTGCCGCTGTACGGCGCGCATCAGGGCCGCAACGCGGCGCTCGCCCTCGCCGCCGTCGAGTCGCTCATCGGGCGGCCCGGTCAGACGCTCGCGGCGGACGTCGTGGGCGAGGGCTTCGCGCAGGTGACCTCTCCCGGCCGGCTGCAGCTCATCGGCACCAACCCGACCGTGCTCGTGGATGCCGCGCACAACCCGCACGGCGTGCACGCGCTCGTCGCGGCGCTGCGCGAGTCGTTCGACTTCGACGAGTGGGGCATCGTGCTCGGAGTGCTCGAGGACAAGGATGCCGCGGGCATCGTGGCCGAGCTCGCCGCCGTCGCGACCCGCGTGTTCGCGACCGCACCCGAATCCGAGCGGGCGCGCGACGCCGACGCGGTCGCGGACCTCGCCGAGGCGCGTGAGCTGACGGTGACGGTGCACCCGGACCTCGCGGATGCGGCGGATGCGGCGCGGGAGTGGGCCGCGGCATCCGATCGCCGTGCCGTCGCGATCGCCGGGTCTGTCGTCCTGGCCGGGCAGGCCATCGCCCTGGCCGAGGACGAGGACTGGAAGAGCGGGTGGGACGGATGA
- the ileS gene encoding isoleucine--tRNA ligase, whose amino-acid sequence MTYPRPSAFGPAADPTPSPRFPAIEEDVLDFWRRDDTFRASIAQREGSPEWVFYDGPPFANGLPHYGHLLTGYAKDVFPRFQTMRGKKVDRVFGWDTHGLPAELEAMKQLGITEKSEIERMGIAAFNAKARESVLVYTREWEDYVTRQARWVDFERGYKTLDLGYMESVLWAFKTLYDKGLAYEGYRVLPYCWRDETPLSNHELRMDDDVYKMRQDPSVTVTFPLVGAKAEALGLTGVRALAWTTTPWTLPTNLALAVGPDIRYVVLPAGPAGAADVPAGDDVESAAAHRYLLAADLLAGHAKDLGYASAEDAAAAVEREIPGAELAGVSYDRLFDYYADADTWGTQDAWRILVDDYVTTTDGTGIVHQAPAYGEDDKRVADAAGIPTIVSLDDGGRFLPQVTDVAGELWMDANRPLIRLLKAEGRLLREASYEHSYPHCWRCRNPLIYKAVSSWFVRVTEFKDRMSELNEQITWAPENVKHGQFGKWVEGARDWSVSRNRYWGSPIPVWKSDDASYPRVDVYGSLEDLERDFGRLPRDPEGNVDLHRPYIDGLTRPNPDDPTGRSTMRRIEDVFDVWFDSGSMPYAQVHYPFENREWFDEHSPADFIVEYIGQTRGWFYVMHALSTALFDRPAFTGVSCHGIVLGSDGQKMSKSLRNYPDVSEVFERDGSDAMRWFLMSSSVLRGGNLVVTEEGIRAGVREFLLPLWNAWYFFVTYANAAQPGGYEARWRTDSEDVLDRYVLALLGDLVRDVAADLDALDSTTAASRLRDFAEVLTNWYIRRSRDRFWVGITDDARSAEAFDTLYTVLETLTRVAAPLIPLVAERVWQGLTGGRSVHLADWPDDAAFPDAADIRSAMDAVREVSSVANALRKKEGRRVRLPLPLLTVVVPDAEALAQFDDILRDELNVKSVELVELREQTAGEYGITHRLTVNARAAGPRLGKQVQQVIGAARNGDWSESDGIVTAGGVVLEPGEYDLVLETAGRPEGEALAVLSGGGFVLLDTTTTPELEAEGLARDVVRAIQDTRKAAGFEVSDRIALRLEFTDADDRAAIESAFERVGAAEDTLAVRYVVTGAGREAIAGESAIEAAGLSTARVPSTEADVAIEHSGEFAAGAFANRGAFTVGVTRVGAPR is encoded by the coding sequence ATGACCTACCCTCGCCCCTCCGCCTTCGGGCCGGCAGCCGACCCGACGCCGAGCCCGCGCTTCCCAGCCATCGAGGAGGACGTCCTCGACTTCTGGCGCCGGGACGACACGTTCCGCGCCTCGATCGCCCAGCGCGAGGGCTCCCCCGAGTGGGTGTTCTACGACGGCCCTCCGTTCGCGAACGGGCTGCCGCACTACGGCCATCTGCTGACCGGCTACGCGAAGGACGTCTTCCCGCGGTTCCAGACCATGCGCGGCAAGAAGGTCGACCGCGTCTTCGGCTGGGACACGCATGGTCTCCCGGCGGAGCTCGAGGCCATGAAGCAGCTCGGCATCACCGAGAAGAGCGAGATCGAGCGCATGGGCATCGCCGCGTTCAACGCGAAGGCCCGCGAGTCCGTGCTCGTCTACACGCGCGAGTGGGAGGACTACGTCACTCGTCAGGCGCGCTGGGTCGACTTCGAACGCGGCTACAAGACGCTCGACCTCGGCTACATGGAGTCGGTGCTCTGGGCCTTCAAGACCCTGTACGACAAGGGTCTCGCGTACGAGGGCTACCGTGTGCTGCCGTACTGCTGGCGCGACGAGACGCCGCTGTCCAACCACGAGCTGCGCATGGACGACGACGTCTACAAGATGCGCCAGGACCCCTCGGTCACCGTGACGTTCCCGCTCGTCGGCGCCAAGGCCGAGGCTCTCGGCCTCACGGGCGTGCGGGCGCTGGCCTGGACCACGACCCCGTGGACGCTGCCGACCAACCTCGCGCTCGCCGTCGGACCCGACATCCGCTACGTCGTGCTGCCGGCCGGCCCCGCCGGCGCCGCGGACGTGCCCGCCGGCGACGACGTCGAGAGCGCGGCCGCCCACCGCTACCTGCTGGCCGCCGATCTGCTGGCCGGTCACGCCAAGGACCTGGGCTACGCCTCGGCGGAGGATGCGGCCGCGGCCGTCGAGCGCGAGATCCCCGGCGCTGAGCTCGCGGGCGTCTCCTACGACCGTCTCTTCGACTACTACGCGGACGCCGACACCTGGGGTACGCAGGACGCCTGGCGGATCCTCGTCGACGACTACGTCACGACGACCGACGGCACGGGCATCGTGCACCAGGCGCCGGCCTACGGTGAGGACGACAAGCGCGTCGCGGATGCCGCCGGCATCCCCACGATCGTCAGCCTCGACGACGGCGGGCGCTTCCTGCCGCAGGTCACGGATGTCGCGGGCGAGCTGTGGATGGACGCGAACCGTCCGCTCATCCGACTGCTCAAGGCCGAGGGCCGGCTCCTGCGCGAGGCGAGCTACGAGCACTCGTACCCGCACTGCTGGCGGTGCCGGAACCCCCTGATCTACAAGGCCGTGTCGAGCTGGTTCGTGCGGGTGACCGAGTTCAAGGACCGCATGTCCGAGCTGAACGAGCAGATCACCTGGGCGCCCGAGAACGTCAAGCACGGGCAGTTCGGCAAGTGGGTGGAGGGCGCACGCGACTGGTCTGTCAGCCGCAACCGGTACTGGGGGTCGCCGATCCCGGTGTGGAAGAGCGACGACGCGTCCTACCCGCGCGTCGACGTCTACGGCTCGCTCGAGGACCTCGAGCGGGACTTCGGCCGCCTGCCGCGCGATCCCGAGGGAAATGTCGATCTGCATCGCCCCTACATCGACGGCCTCACCCGTCCGAACCCGGACGACCCCACGGGTCGGAGCACGATGCGTCGCATCGAGGACGTGTTCGACGTGTGGTTCGACTCCGGATCGATGCCCTACGCGCAGGTGCACTATCCGTTCGAGAACCGCGAGTGGTTCGACGAGCACTCGCCGGCCGACTTCATCGTCGAGTACATCGGACAGACGCGCGGCTGGTTCTACGTCATGCACGCGCTCTCGACCGCGCTGTTCGACCGTCCGGCGTTCACGGGCGTCTCCTGCCACGGCATCGTCCTCGGCTCGGACGGCCAGAAGATGTCGAAGTCGCTGCGCAACTATCCCGACGTCAGCGAGGTGTTCGAACGCGACGGCTCGGACGCCATGCGCTGGTTCCTCATGTCGAGCTCCGTGCTGCGCGGCGGCAACCTCGTCGTCACGGAGGAGGGGATCCGCGCGGGCGTGCGCGAGTTCCTGCTGCCGCTGTGGAACGCCTGGTACTTCTTCGTCACCTATGCGAACGCCGCGCAGCCCGGCGGCTACGAGGCGCGGTGGCGCACCGACTCCGAGGACGTCCTCGACCGGTACGTCCTGGCGCTCCTGGGCGACCTGGTGAGGGATGTCGCCGCCGACCTCGACGCGCTCGACTCCACGACCGCCGCCTCGCGCCTGCGTGATTTCGCCGAGGTGCTGACGAACTGGTACATCCGGCGCTCACGCGACCGGTTCTGGGTCGGCATCACGGACGACGCGCGCTCGGCGGAGGCGTTCGACACCCTCTACACCGTGCTCGAGACCCTCACCCGGGTCGCAGCGCCCCTCATCCCGCTCGTCGCCGAACGGGTCTGGCAGGGGCTGACGGGCGGTCGCAGCGTGCATCTGGCCGACTGGCCCGACGACGCCGCTTTCCCGGATGCGGCCGACATCCGCTCCGCCATGGACGCGGTGCGCGAGGTGTCCTCGGTCGCGAACGCCCTGCGCAAGAAGGAGGGACGCCGCGTGCGGCTGCCGCTGCCGCTGCTGACGGTCGTCGTGCCCGATGCCGAAGCGCTCGCGCAGTTCGACGACATCCTGCGCGACGAGCTGAACGTGAAGTCCGTTGAGCTCGTCGAGCTGCGCGAGCAGACCGCCGGGGAGTACGGCATCACACACCGTCTGACGGTCAACGCCCGTGCGGCCGGTCCCCGGCTGGGCAAGCAGGTGCAGCAGGTCATCGGCGCCGCGCGCAACGGCGACTGGAGCGAGAGCGACGGGATCGTGACGGCCGGCGGCGTCGTCCTGGAGCCGGGCGAGTACGACCTCGTGCTCGAGACGGCCGGACGCCCGGAGGGGGAGGCGCTCGCCGTGCTCTCGGGTGGCGGGTTCGTGCTGCTGGACACGACGACGACGCCGGAGCTGGAGGCCGAGGGCCTGGCGCGTGACGTCGTCCGCGCGATCCAGGACACCCGCAAGGCCGCCGGTTTCGAGGTGAGCGACCGCATCGCGCTGCGCCTGGAGTTCACCGACGCGGACGATCGGGCGGCGATCGAGTCCGCCTTCGAACGGGTCGGCGCGGCGGAGGACACCCTCGCGGTCCGCTATGTCGTGACGGGCGCCGGCCGGGAGGCGATCGCCGGAGAGAGCGCGATCGAGGCCGCGGGCCTCTCGACCGCACGCGTTCCGAGCACGGAGGCGGACGTCGCGATCGAGCACTCCGGGGAGTTCGCCGCCGGCGCCTTCGCCAACCGCGGAGCGTTCACGGTCGGTGTGACACGGGTGGGAGCCCCCCGATGA
- a CDS encoding MFS transporter, whose product MPVTTAAPAAHTTAPSPAHRVAWASMVGTSLESFDFYVFAYFSAFFVGPLFFEPLGATGATLASFTTIAVAFVVRPIGAIVFGWMGDRLGRRATLLWTVAIMGVATGLIGVLPSYDQAGWVGAVLLVLLRIAQGISLGGEWGGSILLATEHSSPVKRAFSAAIPQLGSPVGSILSAAVFIVLVVALPSDQLAAWGWRIPFLLALPLLLVSLYLRWSITETPVFTGLVAEHRRERVPVLTMFRERPLALVIAVGSALLGIGSYSLMNTYTMNYGSAVLGFSYMNLLTAATIGALLQLVTIPLFGAWASRIGSAKVVAWGALGTLVIAFPMYALLQSADFGVLVAMMVIGGILPTMSWAALGGLMADLFPDRFRYSALSFAYAIAATVSGFVPLVTSALGAATAQAWWHPGIVLAALSALTLVSALAAGRLSTHATEATRATSVTFSEAR is encoded by the coding sequence ATGCCTGTGACCACCGCAGCGCCTGCAGCGCACACCACAGCGCCCTCTCCCGCCCACCGCGTCGCCTGGGCCTCGATGGTGGGCACCTCGCTCGAGTCGTTCGACTTCTACGTCTTCGCCTATTTCTCGGCGTTCTTCGTCGGACCGCTGTTCTTCGAGCCGCTCGGCGCGACGGGCGCGACGCTCGCCTCGTTCACGACGATCGCCGTCGCCTTCGTCGTGCGGCCGATCGGCGCGATCGTGTTCGGGTGGATGGGCGACCGGCTCGGCCGCCGGGCGACGCTGCTGTGGACCGTGGCGATCATGGGGGTCGCGACCGGACTCATCGGCGTGCTTCCGAGCTACGACCAGGCCGGCTGGGTCGGAGCGGTCCTGCTCGTGCTGTTGCGGATCGCGCAGGGCATCTCGCTCGGCGGCGAATGGGGCGGCTCGATCCTGCTCGCGACCGAGCACTCCTCACCCGTCAAGCGCGCCTTCTCGGCGGCGATCCCGCAGCTGGGCTCCCCCGTCGGGTCGATCCTCTCGGCAGCCGTGTTCATCGTGCTCGTGGTCGCGCTCCCCTCGGACCAGCTCGCGGCGTGGGGATGGCGCATCCCGTTCCTGCTCGCACTGCCGCTCCTGCTCGTGTCGCTGTACCTGCGGTGGTCGATCACCGAGACCCCGGTGTTCACCGGGCTCGTGGCCGAGCATCGGCGCGAACGCGTTCCGGTGCTGACGATGTTCCGCGAGCGCCCGCTCGCGCTCGTGATCGCGGTGGGGTCGGCGCTGCTCGGCATCGGCTCGTACTCGCTCATGAACACCTACACGATGAACTACGGGTCGGCGGTCCTCGGCTTCAGCTACATGAACCTGCTCACCGCCGCGACGATCGGCGCGCTGCTGCAGCTCGTGACGATCCCGCTGTTCGGCGCCTGGGCGAGCCGGATCGGCTCCGCGAAGGTGGTCGCCTGGGGGGCGCTCGGCACGCTCGTGATCGCGTTCCCGATGTACGCGCTGCTGCAGTCCGCCGACTTCGGCGTGCTCGTCGCGATGATGGTGATCGGCGGCATCCTGCCGACCATGTCGTGGGCGGCGCTCGGCGGCCTCATGGCGGATCTGTTCCCCGACCGTTTCCGCTACTCGGCGCTCTCGTTCGCCTACGCGATCGCCGCGACGGTCAGCGGCTTCGTGCCGCTGGTGACCTCCGCGCTGGGCGCCGCGACCGCGCAGGCCTGGTGGCACCCCGGCATCGTGCTGGCGGCGCTCTCGGCCCTGACGCTCGTGTCCGCCCTCGCGGCCGGGCGACTCTCGACGCACGCGACCGAGGCGACGCGTGCGACCTCGGTCACGTTCTCCGAAGCCCGCTGA
- a CDS encoding GNAT family N-acetyltransferase translates to MILRTPRLTLDEMSEADLPSLRRILQDLVTMTAYEGAFDEEETRAWLERMRARYASDGFGLWAARLEGEMVGQCGITRQKIEGDEVLEVGYLFRRDVWGRGLATEAAAAARDWAFAELDADRVWAKIRDTNLASMNVAIRLGMTARRRFVTHYRGVDMPHLGFAVGREDLRRS, encoded by the coding sequence ATGATCCTGCGCACGCCCCGCCTGACGCTCGACGAGATGAGCGAGGCCGATCTTCCCTCGCTCCGCCGCATCCTGCAGGATCTGGTCACCATGACCGCCTACGAGGGCGCGTTCGACGAGGAGGAGACGCGCGCCTGGCTCGAACGGATGCGCGCACGCTACGCGTCGGATGGCTTCGGGCTGTGGGCGGCCCGCCTCGAGGGCGAGATGGTCGGGCAGTGCGGCATCACCCGGCAGAAGATCGAGGGCGACGAGGTGCTCGAGGTCGGCTATCTCTTCCGGCGGGATGTCTGGGGCCGGGGCCTCGCGACCGAGGCCGCCGCGGCGGCCCGCGACTGGGCGTTCGCCGAGCTCGACGCCGACCGGGTGTGGGCCAAGATCCGTGACACGAACCTGGCCTCGATGAACGTGGCGATCCGGCTCGGGATGACCGCGCGGCGGAGGTTCGTCACGCACTACCGCGGCGTGGACATGCCGCACCTCGGCTTCGCCGTCGGTCGCGAGGACCTGCGCCGGTCCTGA